A stretch of DNA from Gimesia chilikensis:
GACCCGACTGTTAAAGTCCGATCCCAAACTGGTAAGCGAATTGACCAGCAAACAGACGATTCCCGCGGGAAGTACTCCCCAGGAAGTCGCGGCCTGGATCATCATCGGCCGGGTGCTGCTGAACCTCGATGAGTTCGTCACCCGCAGCTAGTTTTCTTCTGACAGCAAACATTATTTGAAATCATTTATTGAGTCTGGATCATTGCCATGTTGAATCCTCCCACTGAATCGTTGAATCTGGCCCGACGTCGGTTTCTGATGAATTCATCCTGCAGTGTTGCCGGTTATGCCCTGGCTACCATGATGCAGAAAGAAGGACTGCTGGCCGGGGAAGACTCAGTCAGCCTGGCGAATCCCCTGGCTCCGAAAGATGCCCATTTTCCCGGGACCGCGAAGAACTGCATATTCATTTTCCTCGCCGGCGGTCCGAGCCAGATCGATCTGTATGACCCGAAACCCAAGCTGCAGGAATTGAACGGTCAGCCGCTGCCCAAGGAGCTGACAGAGAAAGTCCGGTTTGCGTTCATTAATAAAGAATCAGCGACGCTGAGCGGCAGTTCGCGCAAGTTCAAGAAGTACGGGGAATGTGGGACCGAGTTCTCGGATGTCCTGCCCCACATTGGCTCCTGTGCAGATGATATCGCGCTGGTTCGCTCCATGTATACGGAACAGTTCAACCATCATCCGGCGCAGCTGATGATGAATACCGGAGTAGGCCGGTTCGGGAGACCCAGTGTCGGGTCGTGGTTGACCTACGGACTGGGAAGTCAGTCCAACAACCTGCCCGGTTATGTCGTCTTGACGGCGGGGCGTGGTGCCAGCGGCGGGGCTTCGCTCTGGTCGAGTGGCTCGCTGCCTTCGACGTATGCGGGCGTACTGTTTCGTAATCAGGGCGAACCGGTATTGAATCTGAATAACCCACCGGGAATCAATTCGGCGATTCAGAAATCGGGTCTGGAAGCCATCAAGCAGTTGAACCAGGAACAACTGCAGCGTACGGGTGACGATGAAATTGCGAGTCGGATTGCGAGCTACGAACTTGCGTTCCAGATGCAGTCCTCGGCCCCCGAACTGATTGATCTCTCCAGTGAAACAAAAGAGACGCAGGAAGCCTACGGGGTGAATCGCAAGGGGAATACCAAGGAAGGCAAACGGGGAGGTGGTTCGGATACAGAAGCCGCCTTCGGACGTAACTGCCTGCTGGCACGTCGACTGGTCGAGCGTGGTGTTCGCTTTGTGAATCTGTATCACGCTTCCTGGGATCATCACAGTGGTCTGGACGCAGGAATCGAGCGGAACGCCGGAATCGTGGATCAACCCGTGGCTGCTCTATTGAAAGACCTTAAACAACGCGGTCTCCTGGATTCCACACTGGTCGTGATGGCCGGGGAATTTGGTAGAACGCCTCTCGGTGAAAACCGAACGGGTTCTAAAGCGGTTACCGGACGCGACCACCATCCCAGTGCCTTCAGTCTCTGGATGGCCGGCGGAGGCGTAAAAGGGGGACAGGTTATCGGGAAGACCACCGAACTGGGCTGGTCGGTGGAAGAGGATCCCGTACACATCAACGATTTTCACGCGACCCTGCTGCACCTGTTCGGTTTAAACCACCTTAAACTGGCACAGAAATTCGGTGGTCTGGATATCCGACTGACCAATGTGGGTGGTAAAGTCGTAGATAAACTGATCGCTTAATCTACAGTGCTGAACCACAACGGACTCAGCAGCTTCGCTTACGGCCAACGGATTTCGCCACCCAGCACAAGACCGTGCAGCTTGTAACTGTCCAGGCTGTCCTGTGCCTGCAGGGAGACGTTGCTGACTGTGCTGCTGTTGTAATAGACAATCGTGCCGGGACGGGCAATCTGATTGGCCCACAGGAAGTTATACCCCACGTTGAAGGTGAACCACTGGTTCAAATGGAACCGGGCATTTACGCCGAATTCAAAGGTGGGAGAGAAACGTGTCTGTGAGATCTGCGTGAGATGTGTGGGATCGGTCGGTCCTAGGAACTGATCGGTCAGCACACTCCCTTTGTAATGGTTCACACCGAAACCGACTTTAGGTTCAGCAGAGATCGTGAACCAGGGATGCACAAACTCCATGCGAATACCAGCCTGTGGAACATACAGTTTGTTATTGGTGGACGATTCAATTGTCGTTGTGAACAGTGGAACTGCAGGGGTTGTATTGAGTTCTTCAAAGTCCCCGGTAATGTTCATGTCTTCGGCAATTTTCAGATAGCGGAAACCAAACAGAGGACGCATCTGAAATCCACCAGCACCGTAGATTGTTTTGAAAAACAGTCTGTCAGTATTGACGACATAATTACTTTCCGCCCCCCATGCCTGTGAGCGATAATTGACGGCAAATTTCTCATTGAAGTTTCTACCGGCAATTCCAATCTGCCCATCGAGCAGGGTATTAATCGTAATCAAGTCCGTCTGACCAAAGTTCGGCCCCAGCAGATCTGCCTGACCGTAGGAGACAGAACTGACATCGGATTGAGTTCCGAAGAAGATCGCTTCGACAGTACCGCTTTCGAAGTCGATACCAAACGTTCCACGCAGACCGTTGGTTCCCTGGGTACCGATGGAACTCAGATCCACTTCCTTGGTCGATAAAGTACCAAAGCCATCGAAGTCGGCGGTTGTATAGGGCAGACGCGGGTCATTTCCCGATGGAATTGGAGCACCAATCAGCTGATTACCCGGAGGGGATTTCACCAGCATATATTCGACGCGCAACCAGCTGTTTTCAGCCAGATTCTTAAAGAAGCCATCCCAGGGATGATCGTAGGCCCAGCCCCGGTCTTCCGGAAGCACCTGCATCACAGTCCCTGAGTTACTCGTGCCGTAATAATCGGGTGCGTAATACTCTGAAGCATACTGATCGGGAGATGCATAATATTCTGGCGCCGGTTCATAAACCATGCCACCTTTGTGACCACCACCGTAGGACGCAGTCGCGTACGGATTCCCCTGTGCGCCGGGTTGCCCCATGGCAGGAGAATATTGAGCCTGTGCAGTACGGAAGCCCACTCCCGACAGGAGAACAATCATCCCAATCATTAAACGATAGGCCGGATTAACCATGTTGTACTTCAATCTCATTATAAAGAAGTCGACAAGCCGGATACTCTACGAAACCGCCCTGAAACACGGGACAGTTCAGTAAATCCCCCCCCTCTCGCGCAGGATTTCCTGCGTGATGGGTATTAGATATATCAAAGGTATCGGTTATGAGGGTTATTCGACTTGTAGGAATCCTGCGTTCTTGGGCAGAAAGTTCGGAAGCCGAATGCGAGAACGCACCACATTAGGAAATATAGGAAGAGATGGTAGCGCGTAATACGATCCGGTAAATCCGAGAGATCGGGGAGATCACTGCAGGGGGAGGCTCAGGCGTTTTTCCAGGCCTGTTTGAGTCTCGCTTTTCTTCCGGAGCGATACAAGGTGAAGAGGGGGACGATTCCGGCCAGCAGCATGAGTGCTCCAAAGACGGGGCGCGCGACCATCCAGACGGCTGAAATCAGGATCAGCGTCAGGCTTAATGAGCTGAGCAAAGCGAAGACCGTGATACCGCGTCCGACGAAATTGGCGATCAAGGGGATCTTTTCAACGAGTACGACCAGTGGTTTAAAGAGTGTCGCCAGCCCCAGAAACAGAATCACACAGCCCCCGAGGCGTAAGGCCCAGCGAAAGGGAGTGGTGACCTGAGTATCCTGGGGAGCAGACTTTGTTTCTGCCCCTGATTCTGCATCGGCGCTGGCTTCAGAGAGAACTGCCTCTGCTTGTGTGATACTCTGTTCCCGTTCCAGAATTCTGCTTTCGTTATGCCAGAGCAGAAACAACCCCGCAATCAGGAACACAATTCCGATCCCCAGGTTTTTCAACGCCGTTTTAAAACGAGTGCCAAATGTCGGATCTGTAGATTGTTCAGTCTGCTCACTCATGAAATTCTGCTAACTATTGAAAGAGGGGACCTGAGTCCTGATTCGGTATCAGTTCGACGGGGGTTGACTGGACAGACTTTCCAGCACTTCCTGAGTGCGCACTACCTGTTCTGGCTTGACGGTCAGGAAATAATGTTTGCCTGATTTTTCTGTATGGTGTTCCAGTTTTCCAGATTCATTGATCTTCAGCTGTCCTGGTGCCGACTTGCCAAAGTAGCCGCGATCGGGACGTACTGCATACAGCACACTGGTCAGGTCATAGGTAGGCCGGTCGTAAGGCATTTTGTGCCAGTATTCATAACCCAGCTTGACTGGATGATATTTCACATAGTTATAGTCATTGAGAATGCTGGTTGACCGGTTCTGAATTGCTCTGCCAATTTCCCAGCCGCTGGCTACCACGGGAACATTTTCCGGCCACAGTTCAAACAGGGTACGAGCCGCGGGTACGTCTTCCCTGACATTATATTCGTGGAAGGAGGCTGGCTTGCCGGGTTCGAAGCGTCCAATCATCTGTGAAAGCAGTTTTACTTTCTGGCTGACCAGTTCTTTTCCAGTCAGCGGACTGATGTCATCTGCAGGTGACTTGAGCAGGCGGGCGATGTTCGTGGAAAAACCGACTACGACCAGGGCCACCGAATGATCGGGTTGAGCGGCCAGGGTCTTGCGGAGCAGGCTGACGGCTTCCGGCAGTTGATCCGCGGAGTCATACTGCCGCGGAAACACAGGCTTTCCCTCGGGGGCGTATTCGACAACCTTCCTTACATAGGATCCGTCTTTGGGAGTTTTCCCCTGCTCCACGCGTCCCAGTGGGATTTCAGGGCGACCGTAAAACGTATTTACGACATCGCAGTAAAGCGTCGAATACGGATTGTCCTTACTGCTCGTGACGGCCAGCAGTTCGCACTCTCCCCGGCTCTGTAGTGCATGGATGACAGCCAGTGCCAGGGCGTCATCGATGTCGTTTCCGATATCGGTGTCGAAGATCAGTTTGACCGGTTCAGCTGCGAAGGCGTTATTCTGAGTGAGACCGCAGGCGGCGATAATGAGAAAAAGTAGCGATAGCGCTTTCATAGTCGTTGTCTCTCAGTCGTATCAGTCAATGTGAGTCCAGCCCGGGATGTCCCGGCATTCAGAATGTTTTCAGTTGTCAGGCTTATGATCGAGAATTCTTTCAGCAGGGACAACCGGTAGCCAATGAAATTCCCGCGAACTTTTTGTAATATGCAGTTTCAATCACGAAGCATTAAATTCTAGTTTATCAACACCGCTTTTTAGAATCAAAAGGGCTGATCCATGCCATCACAGTGTTTTTTGGGAGTCGATCTGGGGGCAGAAAGTGGACGTGTGCTGGCAGGCATTCTGGAGAACCAGCAGATTCGCCTCGAAGAGATTTACCGGTTCAGCAATGGGCCGGTTACGGTTGCCGGTACGAAACGCTGGAACGTCATCGGGCTGTGGTCTTCGATCCTCAAGGGCCTGTCACTGGCTGCACAGAAATACGGAGATCAGATCATCTCCGTCGGAGTGGATACGTGGGGCGTTGACTATGCCCTGCTCTCAGAGAAACAGGAACTCCTGGGACAGCCTTATCATTATCGAGATCCGCGCACAGAAGGCATGTTGAACCTGGCCATCTCCCGGGTGCCCCAGCAGGAGATTTTCGATGCCACCGGCGTGCAGTTCATGGAAATCAACACACTTTACCAGTTGCTGGCGATGCAGCAGAGCGATCCGGAACTGCTGAACCAGGCAAACGTGTTACTGCTCATGCCGGACTTTTTCCACTGGCTGCTCTCGGGAAGCCAGGTCGTTGAGTTTACCAATGCGACCACAACCCAGTGCCTCAACCCTGTGACAGGCGACTGGTCGTATGAACTGTTGCGTCAACTGGAGATCCCCACCGCAATGCTTCCCAAGCTGGTTCAACCTGGAACAAAGCTGGGGACCTTACGGGAAGAAGTGATGCGGCAGACCGGTCTCTCTAAAATTGAGGTAGTTGCCCCCGCGACCCACGATACGGCTTCCGCGGTCGCTGCGATTCCCACTGCCAATACAGGCAACCCCGACTGGGCGTATATCAGTTCAGGAACCTGGTCCCTGATGGGGGTCGAAGTCAATCAGGCGGTTCTCGGCAAAAGGGCCTTCGAATTGAATTTCACGAATGAAGGGGGCATTGATGGAACGTATCGTCTGCTGAAAAACATCATGGGACTCTGGCTCGTGCAGGAATGCAAGCGGTGCTATGAGCGGGAGGGAACCGAACTCGATTACACAGCACTGACCACGGCTGCCACAGAGGCAGAGCCATTCCGGTCCCTGGTGGATCCCGATGATCCCCGGTTCCTGAGCCCGGTAGACATGCGTGAAGAAATCAAAGGCTACTGTCAGGAGACCAACCAGCCGGTCCCCGAAACTCCGGGACAGTTTGTGCGTTGTGCACTGGAGAGCCTGGCTCTGAAATATCACAAGGTGCTCGACTGGCTGGAAGAACTGACGGGAACCCCCATTACCGTTCTACATATAGTCGGCGGTGGAACCAAGAATGAGCTGCTCAACCAGTTTACCGCGAATTCCTGTCAGATCCCGGTCATCACGGGACCTGTGGAGGCGACCGGGCTGGGTAATGTGTTGGTCCAGGCTCGTGCGGCAGGCGCTGTCAGTTCGCTGGCTGAAATTCGTGAGATCGTAAGAAATTCGACGGAAACGACAACATATGAACCTCAGGATCAGGCTGTCTGGTCAGAGGCGATGCAGCGGTTCAATCAGCTGCTGGATGCCGCTGGTTAGCAACCATTCCCCCCTTTAAAAGTGAGTAACTTGCCGTCTGTTCCGCTACACTATATTATCCCAGTCGGTAAACACATTTGATTCATAGCTAAGTATCATCCAGTAAGAAAGTATAACAATGGGTCTGTTTGACCGCTTGAAACGTGGTTTAGAGAAAACCAAAGATGTCCTGCGCACCGATGTACGCGACCTGTTCAAGGCGGGGGAGATTCTGGATGATCAGAAAATTGAAGAATTTGAAGCACGACTGATTAAGACGGATATGGGCGTTGTCTCTTCGGCAGCCATCTGTGATGAAATCCGCAAGAAACATGGTGGTCGTACCGTGATCCTGGATGAAATTCAGGAAACCGTGAAGGAAAAGATCCGGACGCTGCTGGAAGGAGAAGGTGATACCCGCTGGGACCTGAATGATCCCCTGTCCCCGCTGAAACACAATCCGGATGGTGTGACAGTCATTCTGGTCGCCGGTGTCAACGGGGTCGGGAAGACAACTTCGATCGCCAAACTGGCAAACCTGATTCTTAAACAGAAGAAAACGGTCCTGCTGGCTGCCGGTGATACATTCCGTGCGGCCGCTGTGGAACAGCTGACCATGTGGGCCAGCCGCCTGGGTTGTGAAATTGTGACCCGTCCTGACGGCACCGACCCGGCCAGTGTTGCTTACTCCGGTTGTGAACGAGCCCTGGAAACCGGCGTTGACTATTTAATTATTGATACTGCGGGCCGTCTGCAGACACATACCAACCTTATGGAAGAGCTGGAAAAGATCAAACGTGTCGTAGATAAGAAGATCCCGGGTGCACCACACGAGAACCTGCTGGTTCTGGATGCAACGACTGGGCAAAATGGTCTGAGTCAGGCAGAACATTTCTCGAACGCAATCGAGTGTTCTGGAATAATTTTAGCAAAATTAGATGGTACAGCCCGGGGTGGAGTGACCGTTGCAATCCGCCAGAAGATGGGGATACCGGTCAAATATATAGGCGTTGGAGAGCAGATTGACGACCTTGAACTCTTTAATCCACAAGGTTTTGTCGACGCTTTATTCGCCTGATGCCTGTTAATTAGTCTGCATACAAACTCTTATATTCCCATTACTTTATATGAGTATTGCGGGTTACTGCGCGCTCGTTGCATAATATTCGCGCAAGTTTAACATTCTTCAGCAACTGTTAAACTATTCCGGCTCCGCAATCTGGCGACAAAAGCCAGACCCTCCCGATCAGTCAGAATATTCTTGACGTATCTCTTTTGATCAAAAGCACTACTGAGAATTCCGATATTCCGAGTTAGAGCCATCGTTAAGTTAGCGCTCAATTTGTGGACCGTAACTGGTTCTCTTAATCTAACGATGGGAAATTGATTTGAACCGTCAGTATGGCTTCTACCAAACTATATTACCGGAAAGCATGCGCGCTTCCCTTCTGACGGTATGGAGACCAAGCACCCAAGAAGGTGTACTCAGGAGTTAAAATATGCGAAAACTGAAGGAATTGAAACGAAAAGCCAGACTGACTGGGCTCCTGCTGAGCGGGCTGGGTCTCATGGCTGTTTCGCCAGCATTTGGTGGTGATGCCGGATGTGCTCCCTCGTGCGTCCCCGCATCAAACCCTTGCTGCACGAAAGTGTTCGAGGATGCTGGTGACAAGCTGGCTGTAGAACTTGAGCGGTTAACCGCTGAATGTTGTGCCCCTAAAACCTGTGCCCCTACCTGCACGACAGATGGCTGCACCGATCCCAACACATGTTGTGGTGAAGAAGCCGGTGATGATGGAGACTGCTGCAGCGGACGCCTGACTCGTCTGTTTGACGACTGCGACGGCTGTGGCAACATCCTGGAAGATAACGGCTGGAAACTGAGTGGCTGGCTGGAATTCGGGATTACATTCAACGGAAACCGTCCTGCTGACAATCTTAACACACCAGGTGTTGGATTCAACCAGGCTGACAGCCAGTTCATGTTGAACCAGTTGTACTTCGTTCTGGAAAAAGACGCTGCCGCCAACGAAGACTGCTTCGGCTGGGGTGGTCGTGTTGACCTGCTCGTCGGTTCAGACGCTGCTGATACTGCCGTATTCGGTGGTCCTAACAACACCCCCAACTTCGATGGAACATGGTCTAACAACGACATCGCAACTGCCAACCAGATTGGTCTGGCTATGCCGCAGATGTACGCCTCTGTTTATGCCCCCATCGGAAACGGTGTTACCATCAATGTCGGTCACTTCTACACCGTTATCGGTTACGAAGTTGTACCTGCAACCGGTAACTTCTTCTACTCACACGCTTATACCATGCAGTACGATGAGCCGTTTACCCACACCGGGGTTCTGGCCAGTACTGACCTGAGCGACAACATCTCACTGACCGGTGGTATCACCACAGGTTGGGACGATTTTGAAAATCAGAACAACGAGTGGAGCTTCCTGGGTTCTGTAGGCTGGACCAGCGACAGTGAAGACACCTCCGTCACATTCGCCATCAGCTCTGGTGGTGAAAACGACGCTTTTGGTGGTACTTCCAACCTGACCATCTTCAGCCTTGTTGCTCAGCAGAAACTGTCTGAAAACCTGAGCTACGTATTCCAGCACGACCACATGTTCTACCCGAACGGTGACGCTAATGCTGCTGGCGTAACAGCTGAAGCTTACGGTATCAACCAGTACCTGTTCTACGATATCTGCGATTCAACCCGTGCTGGTATGCGTGTTGAATGGTGGCGTGACCACAACGGTACCCAGTTGGGTGCTCCTGGCACGAACTACTACGAAATTACAGCTGGTATCAACCACAAGCTCAACTCCTGCATTCAGGTTCGTCCTGAAATCCGCTGGGACTGGGCTGACGGTTCAGATCCCTGGCAAACCTCTAATGGTGGAACCAAGGACAGCCAGTTCACCGTTGGTACTGACGTAATCCTCGTCTTCTAAGACCAACGATCACGATTGAATCACCCGTCATTCCCAATCCCGAATGATGTGGTAGAAATCAAAGAGAGCCTTCCTGATTCGGGAAGGCTCTCTTCTTTTGCGCAGTGTGGTATGCGATTTTGCTCTGATCCGTTTCTGTTTATTCTATCGAAAATTGACGTCTCTGAAATCAGTCTGGTAAGATGAGAAACAGCGTCTTGAATGTGTTCTATTCCTGTTCTCGCCGTATCTCAGCCTGATTGACTCGCCATGAACCGAATGTTGCTCCGCTCCTGCCTGTTGTTACCGCTGCTTTTCAGCTGTTCTGTTTTGTGGGGATCTGATAATTCTGATCAGCGTCCCAACATCATACTTGTAATGGCGGATGACCTGGGCTGGTCTGATATTGGCTGCTACGGAGGTGAAATCGATACGCCGCACATTGACAGCCTGTCTCGTGACGGCATACGTTTCACTCAGTTTTATAACAATGCCATCTGTGGCCCCACGCGGGCCTCTCTGTTGACAGGGCTTTATTGCCAGCAGACAGGTCATCGTGGAGATCGCTGGAACGAACCCAAGAATTTCGACGTCTGCGTGACATTTGGTGAAGTCCTGCAACAGGCCGGGTATCGGACAATGATGGTCGGAAAGTGGCAGGGGAGAGACTCTGCCCTCGATCGGGGATTTCATCGTTTTTACGGGCCGATGTGCCAGGGTAAAATCAGCTACTTTCATGAAGTCGCCCAGAATCCGTATTACCTGGATCGCAAACGAATTGAACTGCCTGACGATTTTTACCTGACTGATGCCCTCAATGATCACGCATTGCAGTTTCTTCAGGAAGGACTGACTGGCAAACAGCCGTTTCTGCTGTATGTCGCCCACATCGCCCCGCACTGGCCCCTGCATGCCCGGGAACAGGAAATCGCCCGCTACCGTGAACAATACCTGACACAAGGTTGGGATCAGGTTCGTTCCCGTCGTTTTGCACATCAACGGTCAACCGGACTGATTCCACAGGAATGGGAGTTAGCACCTCGGTCAGCCAGCATTCGCGACTGGTCCGGGGAACCAAATCAACGCTGGCAGGCAGAACGGATGGCCGTGTATGCAGCCCAGGTGAAATCGATTGACCGTGGTCTGGGACAATTACTGCGAGCTCTGAAAAAGGCGGACGCAGCAGAAGATACGCTGGTCATTTTTCTGTCTGACAATGGTGCCGCCCCCGATGGCGGGCTGGCTCCCTCACAGAGTGGCATGGGATTCAGTGAGAAACGTCCCAACAAAAACTGGCGACGCGACCAGGTGCCAATCAAACCGGGCAGTGGTCCTGATCACATGCCTGGCCCCCATGATACCTTTGCCGCCTACGGTCTGGCCTGGGCGACGACCAGCAATACGCCTTTCCGGGGGACAAAACTGGAAGGTTACGAAGGTGGGATCCGCACGCCACTCATCGTTCGCTGGCCCAAAGTCATCCAGCAGGGAGGTTCTGTCACCAGACAGGCGGGACATGTGATGGACTTGATGCCCACATTTCTGGATATTGCCCGGACCGAGTATCCCCAGGAGTTTCAAGGTCGTCACCCTCTACCAGTCGAAGGTCAGAGCCTGTTGCCCGTATTTGAGGGGAAACAACGCAAGCCGTATTCGGAACTCTGCTGGGACCTGCCCCGCCAGCAGTCCATCATCAGTGGTGACTGGAAAGCGATCAGACCACGCCAGCAGCCGACAAAGTGGGAACTCTACAATCTGAAAGACGATGGCACCGAGACCACTAACCTGGCAGCCCAACATCCGGAGAAAGTCGAGTCTTTATCCCGGCGGTATGCTGCCTGGCACAAACGTGTGAATGCGAAATAAAAAATGCCGTGTGACAGGTTCAGACCCATCACACGGCGATATTCGTATTAAGCTTCTTGCGTCAGCAGTCAATCTCAGTGGCTTAGTGTTTGAAATGACGGCGACCGGTAAAGATCATCGCGATGTTGTGCTCATTGCAGGCAGCGATGACTTCTTCATCCCGCACGGAACCGCCGGGCTGAATAATGGCGGTCACGCCTGCTTTAGCAGCTTCATCCACACCGTCGCGGAAGGGGAAGAACGCGTCTGATGCGACGATTGAACCCTGGCTCCGATCACCGGCTTTGTAAGCGGCGATATAAGATGAATCGAGACGACTCATCTGCCCTGCTCCGGCTCCGAGCAGCATTTCATCTTTGGCAATGACGATCGCATTCGATTTCACGTGGCGGCAGACAACCCAGCCAAAGCTTAAACTGTTGAGTTCTTCTGGCGTAGGCTCGCGTTCTGTGACGACTTTCCAGTCGCTCTTATCGTCACGCAGTTCGTCTTTTTCCTGCACCAGCAGACCGCCGGATACACGACGATAATCCAGGCTCGGTTCAGCCGGCTCCTGCATCATCGGGCACTTCATCAGACGAACATTCTTTTTCCATTTAGGCTTTGTGGTCAGCAGTTCGAAAGCCGCGGGTTCATAATCCGGGGCGATGATGGCTTCAATGAACCGATTGGGTTCG
This window harbors:
- a CDS encoding BBP7 family outer membrane beta-barrel protein, giving the protein MVNPAYRLMIGMIVLLSGVGFRTAQAQYSPAMGQPGAQGNPYATASYGGGHKGGMVYEPAPEYYASPDQYASEYYAPDYYGTSNSGTVMQVLPEDRGWAYDHPWDGFFKNLAENSWLRVEYMLVKSPPGNQLIGAPIPSGNDPRLPYTTADFDGFGTLSTKEVDLSSIGTQGTNGLRGTFGIDFESGTVEAIFFGTQSDVSSVSYGQADLLGPNFGQTDLITINTLLDGQIGIAGRNFNEKFAVNYRSQAWGAESNYVVNTDRLFFKTIYGAGGFQMRPLFGFRYLKIAEDMNITGDFEELNTTPAVPLFTTTIESSTNNKLYVPQAGIRMEFVHPWFTISAEPKVGFGVNHYKGSVLTDQFLGPTDPTHLTQISQTRFSPTFEFGVNARFHLNQWFTFNVGYNFLWANQIARPGTIVYYNSSTVSNVSLQAQDSLDSYKLHGLVLGGEIRWP
- a CDS encoding arylsulfatase, which codes for MNRMLLRSCLLLPLLFSCSVLWGSDNSDQRPNIILVMADDLGWSDIGCYGGEIDTPHIDSLSRDGIRFTQFYNNAICGPTRASLLTGLYCQQTGHRGDRWNEPKNFDVCVTFGEVLQQAGYRTMMVGKWQGRDSALDRGFHRFYGPMCQGKISYFHEVAQNPYYLDRKRIELPDDFYLTDALNDHALQFLQEGLTGKQPFLLYVAHIAPHWPLHAREQEIARYREQYLTQGWDQVRSRRFAHQRSTGLIPQEWELAPRSASIRDWSGEPNQRWQAERMAVYAAQVKSIDRGLGQLLRALKKADAAEDTLVIFLSDNGAAPDGGLAPSQSGMGFSEKRPNKNWRRDQVPIKPGSGPDHMPGPHDTFAAYGLAWATTSNTPFRGTKLEGYEGGIRTPLIVRWPKVIQQGGSVTRQAGHVMDLMPTFLDIARTEYPQEFQGRHPLPVEGQSLLPVFEGKQRKPYSELCWDLPRQQSIISGDWKAIRPRQQPTKWELYNLKDDGTETTNLAAQHPEKVESLSRRYAAWHKRVNAK
- the ftsY gene encoding signal recognition particle-docking protein FtsY, which gives rise to MGLFDRLKRGLEKTKDVLRTDVRDLFKAGEILDDQKIEEFEARLIKTDMGVVSSAAICDEIRKKHGGRTVILDEIQETVKEKIRTLLEGEGDTRWDLNDPLSPLKHNPDGVTVILVAGVNGVGKTTSIAKLANLILKQKKTVLLAAGDTFRAAAVEQLTMWASRLGCEIVTRPDGTDPASVAYSGCERALETGVDYLIIDTAGRLQTHTNLMEELEKIKRVVDKKIPGAPHENLLVLDATTGQNGLSQAEHFSNAIECSGIILAKLDGTARGGVTVAIRQKMGIPVKYIGVGEQIDDLELFNPQGFVDALFA
- a CDS encoding porin → MRKLKELKRKARLTGLLLSGLGLMAVSPAFGGDAGCAPSCVPASNPCCTKVFEDAGDKLAVELERLTAECCAPKTCAPTCTTDGCTDPNTCCGEEAGDDGDCCSGRLTRLFDDCDGCGNILEDNGWKLSGWLEFGITFNGNRPADNLNTPGVGFNQADSQFMLNQLYFVLEKDAAANEDCFGWGGRVDLLVGSDAADTAVFGGPNNTPNFDGTWSNNDIATANQIGLAMPQMYASVYAPIGNGVTINVGHFYTVIGYEVVPATGNFFYSHAYTMQYDEPFTHTGVLASTDLSDNISLTGGITTGWDDFENQNNEWSFLGSVGWTSDSEDTSVTFAISSGGENDAFGGTSNLTIFSLVAQQKLSENLSYVFQHDHMFYPNGDANAAGVTAEAYGINQYLFYDICDSTRAGMRVEWWRDHNGTQLGAPGTNYYEITAGINHKLNSCIQVRPEIRWDWADGSDPWQTSNGGTKDSQFTVGTDVILVF
- a CDS encoding nucleoside hydrolase, translating into MKALSLLFLIIAACGLTQNNAFAAEPVKLIFDTDIGNDIDDALALAVIHALQSRGECELLAVTSSKDNPYSTLYCDVVNTFYGRPEIPLGRVEQGKTPKDGSYVRKVVEYAPEGKPVFPRQYDSADQLPEAVSLLRKTLAAQPDHSVALVVVGFSTNIARLLKSPADDISPLTGKELVSQKVKLLSQMIGRFEPGKPASFHEYNVREDVPAARTLFELWPENVPVVASGWEIGRAIQNRSTSILNDYNYVKYHPVKLGYEYWHKMPYDRPTYDLTSVLYAVRPDRGYFGKSAPGQLKINESGKLEHHTEKSGKHYFLTVKPEQVVRTQEVLESLSSQPPSN
- a CDS encoding TMEM43 family protein; protein product: MSEQTEQSTDPTFGTRFKTALKNLGIGIVFLIAGLFLLWHNESRILEREQSITQAEAVLSEASADAESGAETKSAPQDTQVTTPFRWALRLGGCVILFLGLATLFKPLVVLVEKIPLIANFVGRGITVFALLSSLSLTLILISAVWMVARPVFGALMLLAGIVPLFTLYRSGRKARLKQAWKNA
- a CDS encoding DUF1501 domain-containing protein, with amino-acid sequence MLNPPTESLNLARRRFLMNSSCSVAGYALATMMQKEGLLAGEDSVSLANPLAPKDAHFPGTAKNCIFIFLAGGPSQIDLYDPKPKLQELNGQPLPKELTEKVRFAFINKESATLSGSSRKFKKYGECGTEFSDVLPHIGSCADDIALVRSMYTEQFNHHPAQLMMNTGVGRFGRPSVGSWLTYGLGSQSNNLPGYVVLTAGRGASGGASLWSSGSLPSTYAGVLFRNQGEPVLNLNNPPGINSAIQKSGLEAIKQLNQEQLQRTGDDEIASRIASYELAFQMQSSAPELIDLSSETKETQEAYGVNRKGNTKEGKRGGGSDTEAAFGRNCLLARRLVERGVRFVNLYHASWDHHSGLDAGIERNAGIVDQPVAALLKDLKQRGLLDSTLVVMAGEFGRTPLGENRTGSKAVTGRDHHPSAFSLWMAGGGVKGGQVIGKTTELGWSVEEDPVHINDFHATLLHLFGLNHLKLAQKFGGLDIRLTNVGGKVVDKLIA
- the rhaB gene encoding rhamnulokinase; this encodes MPSQCFLGVDLGAESGRVLAGILENQQIRLEEIYRFSNGPVTVAGTKRWNVIGLWSSILKGLSLAAQKYGDQIISVGVDTWGVDYALLSEKQELLGQPYHYRDPRTEGMLNLAISRVPQQEIFDATGVQFMEINTLYQLLAMQQSDPELLNQANVLLLMPDFFHWLLSGSQVVEFTNATTTQCLNPVTGDWSYELLRQLEIPTAMLPKLVQPGTKLGTLREEVMRQTGLSKIEVVAPATHDTASAVAAIPTANTGNPDWAYISSGTWSLMGVEVNQAVLGKRAFELNFTNEGGIDGTYRLLKNIMGLWLVQECKRCYEREGTELDYTALTTAATEAEPFRSLVDPDDPRFLSPVDMREEIKGYCQETNQPVPETPGQFVRCALESLALKYHKVLDWLEELTGTPITVLHIVGGGTKNELLNQFTANSCQIPVITGPVEATGLGNVLVQARAAGAVSSLAEIREIVRNSTETTTYEPQDQAVWSEAMQRFNQLLDAAG